The following are encoded together in the Plasmodium brasilianum strain Bolivian I chromosome 10, whole genome shotgun sequence genome:
- a CDS encoding fam-m protein has translation MDQNIKLLLFIKISTFILLTWIYYINSELVQLYNLKCTFNKSPDKNYNLSKRFDKKSYRILAKYKQNKDSNDIYLKEIFENNGENKKRNIFNNENCRTGKNKQSNRNLLNKAQYYIDVIDYNNGMFDGKNFHFEKKWLKKRDYDEFRKQKRRSGEIALKKIKFRSYGLGITIFSFFLFLGIGLAVLPKLPFLKGVWDAIEKAQFFIQLKGAIEVAETYVNNYLYVILFIVLMVILSAIVIIVIYKILRNNEKYEKIKLMIE, from the exons atGGATCAAAACATTAAGTTGctcctttttataaaaatttctacatttatacttttaacaTGGATATACTATATTAACAGTGAGTTGGTAcagttatataatttaaag tgtACGTTTAACAAATCCCCCGATAAAAACTATAACCTCAGTAAAagatttgataaaaaaagttatcGAATACtggcaaaatataaacagaataaagattcaaatgatatatatttaaaagaaatatttgaaaataatggagaaaataagaagagaaatatattcaataatgaaaattgcagaacaggaaaaaataagcaaTCAAACagaaatttattaaacaaaGCGCAATACTATATAGACGTtatagattataataatggaatgtttgatggaaaaaatttccattttgagaaaaaatggttaaaaaaaagagattatGACGAATttagaaaacaaaaaaggagaagTGGAGAAATagccttaaaaaaaataaaatttagaagtTACGGTTTAGGAATCaccatattttctttttttttatttttgggAATAGGATTAGCCGTCCTACCAAAATTACCATTTTTAAAAGGGGTATGGGATGCTATTGAAAAAGCACAATTCTTTATACAACTTAAAGGAGCTATTGAAGTTGCGGaaacatatgtaaataactatctttatgtaatattatttatagtaCTTATGGTTATATTATCAGCTATAGTTATAATAGTGATTTATAagattttaagaaataatgaaaaatatgaaaaaataaagttgaTGATTGagtaa
- a CDS encoding PIR protein translates to MEGEKETIFDEILQELPSYKLYEKFKSEANEEDDEISCNIFNEVKSNLKIECVKLCNKVVRNFKSLLEIGKPEIYDDICLHYKYWVYEEIGKLFETNRTNINVNAVITAFNKLQQSLTENYRIHNCEYKFGQDIISSLNAKNNEKILYIYTTNYNRIRSREFCNMLTFNKYKKYLNAISNIYIDKKTKCCASNLSICPNLFLNCGDELNPSKISALLNLENGDSCNKLESIKETESADKNLDSNVLEPDILDSILFTDCPINNYSENLQCGLVRASSIRRSNENTVKYKGQRTNAGSSSSETRMIKANVDSSEVLSESSSKQFSPSNSEEKNKMIFVANTDNGFRWKYGKGDIRCLSNISEDDKYGLCEYMDELVKNDIFIKTKDSNGHIFKKIGSWTSEELQKLMDIKEKWKSKNVVRLELRQLKSVHVLKPTQAQGFVMKSSLSEKLPGTDAASNILQNIFFRISNVVALIMGIIFVFFLYFKFTPFGSCLDKNRKRKKRYRNNFAELNTQGLTRKFIKRTYRHSDRRRFSVVNIER, encoded by the exons atggaagGAGAAAAGGAAAcgattttt GATGAAATTTTACAAGAGTTACCTTCGTACAagttatatgaaaaatttaaatctgAGGCCAATGAAGAAGATGACGAAATCagttgtaatatatttaatgaagtaaaaagtaatttaaaaatagagTGTGTTAAACTATGCAATAAAGTTGTACGAAATTTTAAATCTTTATTAGAAATAGGTAAACCAGAAATATATGACGACATTTGTTTGCATTACAAATACTGGGTATATGAAGAAATAGGGAAATTGTTTGAAACTAATAGAACAAATATCAATGTTAATGCTGTTATTACtgcatttaataaattacaacAATCTCTTACTGAGAATTATAGGATACATAATTGTGAGTACAAATTTGGTCAAGATATCATAAGCTCTTTGAATGCtaaaaataacgaaaaaattttgtatatatatactacaaATTATAATAGAATAAGGAGTAGAGAATTTTGTAATATGTTAAcgtttaataaatataaaaaataccttAATGCTAtcagtaatatatatatagataaaaagACTAAATGTTGTGCCTCAAACTTATCGATATGCCCAAATTTGTTTTTGAATTGTGGTGATGAGTTGAATCCAAGTAAAATATCAGctcttttaaatttagaaaatggTGATAGTTGTAATAAACTAGAAAGTATTAAAGAAACTGAATCTGCTGACAAAAATTTGGATTCTAATGTTTTAGAACCAGATATTTTGGATTCAATTCTTTTTACAGATTGtcctattaataattatagcGAAAATTTACAGTGTGGTTTAGTCCGAGCATCTTCCATTAGACGTAGTAATGAAAATACAGTTAAATACAAAGGACAGAGAACGAATGCAGGAAGCTCATCTTCAGAAACTCGTATGATAAAAGCCAACGTAGATTCATCAGAAGTTCTAAGTGAAAGCAGTAGTAAGCAATTTTCTCCTAGTAAttcagaagaaaaaaataaaatgatatttgTTGCAAATACGGATAATGGATTTCGATGGAAATATGGAAAAGGAGATATACGTTGTTTGTCTAATATATCAGAGGATGATAAATATGGATTGTGCGAATATATGGATGAATTggttaaaaatgatatttttataaaaacaaaagattCCAATGgacatatatttaagaagATAGGCTCTTGGACCTCAGaagaattacaaaaattaatggatataaaagaaaagtgGAAATCAAAAAATGTTGTGAGATTAGAATTAAGGCAGTTAAAAAGTGTTCATGTTTTAAAGCCTACACAAGCACAGGGTTTTGTTATGAAGAGTTCACTGTCAGAAAAACTTCCTGGAACAGATGCAGCATCTAATATATTacagaatatattttttcgtatttctAATGTAGTTGCTTTGATTATgggaataatttttgtttttttcctttattttaaa TTTACTCCCTTTGGATCATGTCtagataaaaatagaaaaaggaaaaaaagatataggAATAATTTCGCTGAATTAAATACTCAAGGATTAACAAGGAAATTCATAAAACGTACATATAGGCATTCTGACAGGAGGAGATTTAGCGTAGTAAATATTGAGAGGTAA